GGGAATTCAAGGAAAGGTTAGTCTGCATCACTGAAAGAACAttaagttaaaggtcccatattgtaaaaagtgagattttcatgtcttttatatcataaagcaggtttaagtgctatataaatattgtgaaagtatcaaaacgctgaatccacagagaaacacacacacagccgtattcagaaactctgcgtttgaaacaagccgttacgatttctgtccatttgtgatgtcacaaatatcaaatatttagacaatttcacagttttaaacgtaaacattctaaatgtgtcccagtttatttcctgttgcagtgtatgtgaatgacatcagctgacaggaagtaaacatggacccaagctgtcctagcaacgcaattccgttgccattccgttgaaatgcgctaaaacggagcgtttcagacagagggtgaatacaggtatattcagacagacatgatgagaaaaataaagtgttgtttgaacatCAAAGCAtctaaatatgttctagtagaaacccaaaatacaagtatgaacctgaacctgaaaatgagcacgatatgggacctttaagtttgaTTGTTTGGGACAAATTGCTAAACTTGTGCTTTGTGTTAATATTACAGTGTATTTTGAAACCTATGGATGTCAAATGAATGTAAACGACACAGAGATAGCCTGGTCCATACTACAGAGGAAGGGATATCTACGCACAGTTGATTTAAGTCAGGTAAAGAAGAGCTCTAAACAATTATAACATCATTTATGTCAAAACAGTTAACGAAGAAAATCTTTGTGCTTGCAGGCAGACGTTGTCCTTCTGGTAACATGCTCCATAAGGTAAGACAATGTTATGTTCTCAGAAATAATCTGGAAAACTGCTGCTATGAGTGACAATTGTTTAACTCAACTCACTAAAATTGGCATTACAAGGCATCTATGAGACCACACAAATGAAATCTGATGCACCAACTAATGGACAGACTTGTCTCTTACCAGAGAAAAAGCTGAACAAACTATTTGGAACAGACTACAGCAACTAACAGCTATGAAGAAGAGACGGTTAAGGTCCCATACACCAATGAAAATTGGGATTTTAGGTAAGTTAGTTCACTATTATTGTACTATTTGACTTTCTTATGGAGGCTAGAAGATAATGAGATATGTTAATGGCTGTGTTTGTTCAGGGTGCATGGCAGAGAGGCTAAAGACAGAGATTTTGGAGCGGGAAAAGCTTGTAGATGTTCTTGCTGGTCCAGACGCCTACCGAGACCTTCCCCGCCTCTTGACTGTAGCTGACGGAGGTCATCAGGCAAGCAACGTGCTGCTGTCATTAGAGGAGACCTACGCCGACATCATGCCTGTCCACCACGCTCCTCAGGGATACAGTGCTTTTGTGTAAGTGTGCAAGTTGTTTACTGTCATTTTCTACAGCAGCATTGTGTCTTTATATTGTTACCTCTGATGATTTTGTGTGCGTCTTTTGTGCTGGCAGGTCCATCATGCGAGGCTGTGACAACATGTGTAGCTACTGCATCGTTCCCTTCAcccgagggagagagaggagtcgaCCCGTCAGCTCTATACTAGAGGAAGTTCGTATGCTCTCTGACCAGGCAAGTTATAACCTCAACACTGACGTGTATCAGTTTAAAGTCTGTGCTGTACAGTAATGTATATATTAGCGGATAAAACTCTCCCTGACTAGTATGTGTGaggtgtatgttttttttttccagggtgTGAAGGAGGTGACTTTGCTGGGTCAGAACGTGAACAGCTACAGAGACACGTCAGAAGAACAGTTCTGTGGCTCAGACCTGACCAAGCTCAGCCAGGGGTTTAAGACCGTCTACAGAACGAAACAGGGAGGTCTGCGCTTCTCCGACCTGCTGGAGCGAGTGTCAAACATCGATCCAGACATGAGGATCAGATTCACCTCCCCTCATCCCAAGGATTTTCCTGATGAGGTACATGATACTACAGAAGCCCttagaggcaagtgagaaaaacaaGACTTCTGGTGATcgattttctaagtctgatctaaattgtttatgacttaagaacaggtgaaaaaaaaagattttgccaggataatctttaaatttttttttcatatgagAAACAGGTGGGAAAAAAGTTTTGgcttttagttttagttttttaatttctccatgcactctaaacacaaggtacatatatttatgcaaattaaaactcacctggaaggAAACATGAATGCTTCTAGTCATATTTAGAATATggggtagtggtgcacttcagcctcctgtggccaaaatgagtattacaactgCTAACAATACCATACGACTGGTTGTTGCTTCATTGCATTATTGGAGCGCTGAAAAATGTTGAGACAAGCTTAACCTTATTTGTAGCCCATCACGCCGTCacgttttttctcacttgcctctcagagCTGCCATATGATACACTTAACTCGCTGAATACACATTCTCAAAAGCACTAAATCTCATCACAACCCAGTGTAAATAAAGATGTTCAACGAAGCCTTAGCCTTTTTTCCTGTGTGATTACATTTTGCAACAATACCCTGCCACTTTCTGTGGCGAATTCCCTGTATTAACTTGGCTGCTTGAGGCTTCTTGATCTCCTCTGTGTGCTGGTGTTTACAGGTTTTGCATCTGATAGCGGAGCGAGGGAACATTTGTCAGCAGGTCCATCTTCCAGCCCAGAGTGGCAGCAGCAAGGTCCTACAAGCAATGCGCCGCGGGTAAGACACCACTATGTTTCTTTTTCCCAAACTAAATTGTCAAAGCAATTCTGTTTGTAAAGTTGTTGGTAAAGTCTGGTGAAGTGTTCTAATATCATGTCTTTTCTGACAAAATGTACAGCTACACGAGAGAGGCCTACATTGATCTTGTGAAGAACATCAAGAGAATTATCCCGGGTAAGATACAAAAAGTCAGGTTTAATTTTTTACCTTTAATTTGCAATGACGGCTAGACTATTAGAATATATTAAAAGCATTGTTACTTCATTGAAATTTACGCACGTGCTTGTGTGCAAGAACTCGTGTCCAAACCAACAATAACTGACTGagaaacatttctgttttactGCATTTCCATTGTTGCAGTTAGTTCCCTTTTTGCCAGTCTGAGTTTCCGTTGACAAAACAATGATCCAAGTATTAGCACATGAACCACATGATtaattatgtgtttgtgtgtcagggGTGAGTCTCAGCAGTGACTTCATCTCAGGCTTCTGTGGTGAAACAGACGACGACCACCAGCAGACTCTGTCTCTGATCAGAGAGGTGGGCTACAACGTGGGATTCCTGTTTGCCTACAGTATGAGAAAGGTGAGCTCTCGTGGGCTTGTAACGtacaaatctgtattttttttattctgtatctGAAGTGTTCTCTTCAGTCACCCATAAATGATCTAGTTTTACATTCTTTTTGCAACTTCAGAAAACCCACGCCTTCCATCGGCTACAAGATGACGTGCCAGCTAAGgtgaagcagcagaggctggAGGAGTGTATCCGTGTATTCAGAGAGGAAGCCGCGAGGGTCAACGCTGCTCTCATTGGCAGCACACAGCTGGTCCTGGTGGAGGGGGTGAGTACTGAGCACATGACTGGCACATCCTTCAAAGGATACGCATGAATGGATATTATACCTAAGTGTATTACCCTAAACATGAGAATGGGAAGTTTGCTTTTATTAATTTGCCTctcaaaataacaacaaagatgCTGCTGCCTCTCTAAAGATAGCTTAGATTGAGATGGCACTGGCTAATCTTTGAGGAAAGAGTAATGGAAGATCATAGTTTCAttgtttttagccatgctagtggcgTTGCTCTAGGGATGGCTTGATCAATGTGGGTCTGTTGGTCGGTCAACCACTTTGGTTccgactgaaatatctcaacaactattagatggattgccaCAAACATTCATGATTCCCAAAGGATGAATCCaagtgatcccctgacttttcctctgtggttttaagtgaaatgtttcaacaactattggatgacttgcaatgaaatttggtacagacaatCATGTCcacctcaggatgaattgtaataaatGCAGCGACCCCTTAACTTCTCATTTAGCACCATCATCAAGTCTAAATTTAAGATTTTCCAAAACTCTGGttcatgaccaaatacctgcaacgctaattacattcccatcagcctctgcactttgtgttttgttctaATTAGTATATagtagcatgctaacatgctaaactaagattgTGAACATGGGAAACATTACACTTGCTCAGCATCACCATGTTAGCATGGTATCAATAGTACTTAGCTCAAAGCATCGCTGTGCCTAAGTGTAGCCTCACAGAGCTACTAGCATGGCTCTAGAGACTCTTAGGCTTGTTGATCCTTTAAACTCATTCCAATATGTGGGGGAGAAGATTGATTGTCT
This portion of the Sebastes fasciatus isolate fSebFas1 chromosome 1, fSebFas1.pri, whole genome shotgun sequence genome encodes:
- the cdk5rap1 gene encoding mitochondrial tRNA methylthiotransferase CDK5RAP1; translated protein: MEYLRKPLFTFPQLWIPLRCIQPRYCSKLANSSVTSRERKTTVKFKSRISSGPSFQDFIKGVSVNKTYVEDEDEEYSDKHSYLPEDLEMGNSRKVYFETYGCQMNVNDTEIAWSILQRKGYLRTVDLSQADVVLLVTCSIREKAEQTIWNRLQQLTAMKKRRLRSHTPMKIGILGCMAERLKTEILEREKLVDVLAGPDAYRDLPRLLTVADGGHQASNVLLSLEETYADIMPVHHAPQGYSAFVSIMRGCDNMCSYCIVPFTRGRERSRPVSSILEEVRMLSDQGVKEVTLLGQNVNSYRDTSEEQFCGSDLTKLSQGFKTVYRTKQGGLRFSDLLERVSNIDPDMRIRFTSPHPKDFPDEVLHLIAERGNICQQVHLPAQSGSSKVLQAMRRGYTREAYIDLVKNIKRIIPGVSLSSDFISGFCGETDDDHQQTLSLIREVGYNVGFLFAYSMRKKTHAFHRLQDDVPAKVKQQRLEECIRVFREEAARVNAALIGSTQLVLVEGESKRSAKDLCGRTDGNTKVIFPKEDVPAQPAESNTASVNAGDYVLVEILSANSQSLRGRALSHSSLRGTVKHYETLPRHQFEEHMAADTTVIEMCP